The Platichthys flesus chromosome 18, fPlaFle2.1, whole genome shotgun sequence genome includes a window with the following:
- the lratd1 gene encoding protein LRATD1, which yields MGNQLDRITHLNYSELPTGDPSGLEKDELRVGVAYFFSDEEEEVDDRTPSDCGFTKDHSPAEEGPFSVSEVEYSAFRSQECIFSKLRENEDLNVYSAKTLLTMCKPGDLLELVATAQAPHWAIYEQDDRVIHLHKGEIRKDSLLEISSGRHGRIVNNRYRYRPLPPDLVMQNAAGHLGLRSEEICWTNPESFAAWCRFGKREFKAGGEAHSAEQQYFLKVHLTGSGVHTLVFRSLEDMIRERRRVDASGILKELSLVNGGKE from the coding sequence ATGGGAAATCAACTGGATCGGATCACCCACCTCAACTACAGCGAGCTGCCCACGGGGGATCCGTCCGGGCTGGAGAAGGACGAGCTTCGGGTCGGCGTCGCCTACTTCTTCtctgacgaagaggaggaggtggacgacCGCACTCCGTCTGACTGCGGCTTCACCAAGGACCACAGCCCGGCCGAGGAGGGACCGTTCTCGGTCAGCGAGGTGGAGTACTCCGCGTTCCGCTCCCAGGAATGCATCTTCTCCAAGCTGCGGGAGAACGAGGACCTGAATGTGTACTCGGCCAAAACTTTGCTGACTATGTGCAAACCGGGGgacctgctggagctggtggcCACGGCGCAAGCCCCCCACTGGGCCATCTACGAGCAGGACGACCGGGTCATCCACCTGCACAAGGGCGAGATCCGAAAGGACAGCCTGCTTGAGATCAGCAGCGGTCGCCACGGGAGGATAGTGAACAATCGGTACCGGTACCGGCCGCTCCCCCCCGACCTGGTGATGCAGAACGCAGCGGGACACCTGGGCCTGCGCAGCGAGGAGATATGCTGGACCAACCCGGAAAGTTTCGCAGCGTGGTGTCGCTTTGGCAAACGGGAGTTTAAAGCCGGGGGAGAGGCGCACTCGGCGGAGCAGCAGTATTTCCTCAAAGTGCATCTGACCGGCAGCGGGGTGCACACTCTGGTCTTTCGCAGCCTGGAGGACATGATCCGGGAGAGGAGGCGAGTGGACGCCAGTGGAATTCTCAAAGAGCTGTCTCTGGTGAATGGGGGCAAGGAGTGA